The Acropora muricata isolate sample 2 chromosome 7, ASM3666990v1, whole genome shotgun sequence genomic interval tcggagttttacgaatggcttttcgggcccgaaaagttttcgggagtttcgagaaacagcCCCCTGGGGTCATAGCCCTCACCTTCGGCCGATGAGGcctgtttaattttttttccttgaaaacagTATTTGGTGTAATGACATGATTTCACCGAAAAATGCGGTTTTctttacattatttttttttcctttctggCTTATAGGCTTTGCTCGTATTCATGGCATTCCGGTGGGAATTATCGGGAACAATGGAGTTTTATTCTCGGAATCAGCTGTCAAAGGGACACATTTTATACAGTTATGTTGCCAGCGTAAAATTCCATTAGTTTTCTTACAAAATATAACTGGTGAGTTCTTACAACTTCATTATTTAACTTTTGTTGAACCAGAAATATAACAGTTGTTTTACATGCAACTTGAAGGGTACGAAAATAAACGAGTTTTTATTCCTAAATAACGATCTAATAGCTTAGAAAAAGTTAACGTTAAAACACATTCATGGCGATGAGTATTTTAGATTTTGCGATAGTCTTGTGAAAAATAATTGCTTGATTTGACACAAGCACGGCTTGTGTTGTTTAAAAAGATCTAGATATCGGGTCTCAAAACTATGTAGAACTGGTGAGTTCTTACAACTTCATTATTTAGCTGTTGTTGATCCAGAAATATAACGGTTGTTTTACATTCAACTTGAAACCATCGCGAAATATCAGTTGCCGTGTTTTTGCCAAATATCTGAAATCAAGTCATGCTATTGCTATTGCAagtcgtttctcgaaagtaATCTCATGTATTAAAGTTTGATTTGTGTTGCAGGTTTTATGGTTTGGTAAAGATTACAAGGCCGGTGGTATCGCTAAAAATGGCGCCAAAATGGTTACAGCTGTGTCATGCGCGCAAGTGCCCAAGGTAACAGTGATCATTGGTGGAAGGTTTGGCGCGGGAAATTACGGAATGTGTGGCCGCGCATACAGGTAAGAACATGCCACCGACCAATTACAGTGTACATGAATGCAATGGACCAATCAGGAACATGTTGGTCTTGTTATTGTAATCGTTGTTCTTGTGTTTCTGTCCTCGTTTAGCTTCGTTTTTTGTTACCTGTGACCTAACCGTCCAGCCAATCACAGAATATGAAACATAGCTTTACAATCAGGAAGCCGTTGGCTGCATTATGATAATCGTTGTTCTTGTGTTTCAGTCCTCGTTTTCTTTACATGTGGCCCAACGCACGTATTTCAGTGATGGGCGGCGAACAAGCTGGAACAGTGTTAGCTACAATCACAAGAGATCAAAGAGCGAGAGAGGGAAAGGAGGTGAGCATTCAATAATTGTTTGCCGCATTAATATCGCCTCTAACTCCTTTACAGCACCACCACTGGAAAATACTACTTCTTGGCTTTCATTTACATGATCACACTTTAAGAACCTTCCCACCCGTTTGTAATCTGTGTCGCTTCAGTCATGCTGGTCTAAGCTTGCTGGATCTGCTCCTTTGCAATCTGATCCATGTCTATGTGCAGCTTTAAGAACGCAGTCTTCTCTATCTTGTAGCTGACAGCTGAGGaagaaaatcaaataaaaactCCCATAATAAAGAGATTCGAAGAGGAAGGGCATCCTTACTATTCCTCTGCAAGGTAACAACGACGACGGCGTTATTCTGTACctcatattttcattttcagcccgcagttctaatacatgaaattcgtGTATGAACGTGAGCGGAAGAAAGATGACAATCGAGCAAGCGTTGACGCTACATTTTAAATCGGTcatggaaaacgaaaaaaaaaaaatttgcagaaGTCATTGACggagaaattgaaaagctggTTGACAAGTCCgtacaaagaaacacaaaaaaaatccacaaaatatgcaggaacGATCTCCCAGCGTTTGCCTTGAGAAATTAATTGGAAGGTTATAAAAAGGTAAatccctttccggcttgctggtgtTCGGAGGACAATGGCCCTCGGCGGAAAGATTGTCTTCAAAATTTCGGTTGCCTTCCGTCGAAGATTCGCGTCTCGGCCAGCTGTTCACATCTCTCAGCCTTGGACACTATCCTCCGATATACTAGCTtccgaaaggggtttatttactaactATAGAAGAAGTCGGGATTCGAGTCCCCGTTTCAAGCCTCTCTTGCTATACTGCGTAGGTAGCACTgaaaaaaactgcgaggatcatgcATATTCGTGAGAAGGTAATTAAAGGAACTTGGATGAACTCGTGAATGATTTCTTATGGGGCATCAAAATTCGCGTCCTTCGTGTGATGGAGTTTTTGGATAGGTTCTGCAATATTTTTGCAATGTAACATCAAGGGAGTTTCAAGATTACAAGACTGATTTTTCGACTGTTTGCCCTTCGTCCTAGCTAAGCGTCACAGCGAATAATTAGCGCGAGAAACGTTGGCTTTTTTTGAATAGTAGGTTGATTATGTGTCATGTAAGAATGGATTTAGTGGTCCCTGCTACATGTGTGGTGGTCCCTCTTAAgttggccatgtctagtttttaggtttgtcttttctgggtggtcctccttgagtgtaccacgtctagtaatattccactgggatccaagTCCAATGGAGAGACAAAATGGGTCTACCACCTTGTTATAAATTAGTGTGTAAAACTAGTAGTTAAGAGTTAGGATTAAGACTAGAGTTAAGAGCGAGAATTGATGTAAGTAGAGACAAACTCAAAATATAAGTGATATCAGTATCCCAGTGCCAGAGTGTTGGTTTTGAAGTAATTCGGAGTgtcggtacctttcgcaaggcgaaCCGCTCTACACTTTGGACTCCTGTTGCGGCGGCAATTAACCTTGATTTAttacaattataattattataaattatatttattatcaattataattataattacggCAGCAATGAACTCGCTTGATATCAAAGTTTCGCATTTCATTTCCCTACAGACGCGGCATGacagtttccatggaaactaaACCATTTATTAGCTTCTGTAGTGACCGAATAATATTGATTACGGGACTAGCGTCTTGTCCACGAAGTTAAGCCCTTATTCAATGGTCATTTTCCGTTGCAGGTTATGGGACGATGGTATCATCGACCCAGCCGAGACGCGGACAATCCTGGGTCTAAGTTTAAGCGCGGCTTTGAATGCTCCGATTGGTGATCCCAAATTTGGTGTGTTTAGAATGTAACTGGAAAATCGATCGAGCTGCCTACTGGCAGAGTAAGATCACGATATAAGTGCGACTACATTTAATGAAATGAACCCGAAAGAGCTGCCAGAAGCTTTCCAGAAATGACAGAATAATTATATCAAGTAAGGCCTCGAACTTGCTTGCAAAAACTGTGACCTATATATAACGGAGAAAGCTTGgattaaagttttcaaaaaggaagtcaaggcctcacttgaattttttcttcaatataTCACGATGCTGCCCTAGGACAACATCAAACGACCGAGAAAACTCAGTGTATTATATCGGAAATGACTTCTAAAAAAGTATGGCTGAACTTCGCCCCCATTGCCGTGTAAATGAACAGAGAGGGTCAATACTCATCCTCTTTATTAGTCATCGCTGCCACACAGCAGTTCCCTTACACATGCCATTTGATCAACTCACGGAGCAGTGGTGAGAGCCCTTTCCCCCCGCCAATGtagcctgggttcgattcttGATGCCAGCGGTGGGTGGAGTTGTCGATTCTCTACcatgctctgaaagctttttCTCTGGGTACCTCTCACTgaaaaccaaaatttaattAGATTGTCGTGGCGTAGTTGATTTGTGGTCGCCCCAATTAGTTAATCAATTGTGCTAGGCTAAATCCACTGAGGCTTGgattaagttattattattatcattattattattattataattattgttatcattgttattattacacaAAAATTCAAAAGGAACGCGAAACTTACATGATCCATAATTCTAACACACACTTGAACCCCAAGACATAATCAAGTCTTATGAGCGGTAATATCTATaaacttgatttttgttttttgagttATCACAGCTCAGTTGTACGTCTTGTTTTTTTATCTCTCACTCTTAACTTAATTCTGTTAATCCTTGATTTCTTGAAATAAACTGGTGTATGATGTTACCTGTTTCAAGTTATCTCATTACTCATCATTGTGCTACAACGCACTTATTTCTGaaagaaatgaagatgtgatcatcacagttgtgattgcgatttaatcaatcgcaaagtaagcccgaaaaatgttttcggggcttcaacgggattcgaacccatggcccgTTAGCACTGCAGCGCTCACGCAGAGGCCAcaggttcgaatcccgttgaagccccgaaaaaatttttcgggcttactttgcgattgcttaaatcgcaatcacaaatgcgatgatcacatcttcatttcattcgtatgtccgcagttcacataatattcatgtcTCATTCCTTTCAAGGGTACGATGAATTCCACAAATTGGCttgctcccaacgtatgggttttcatagctcagttggtagagcaaTCCAGCGCTGATGCAGAGGCCTAACCCTAACATAATAATCATATGACACTTATTCCTGTTAATCCGTGATTCCTCGAAATAACTGTTGAATAATGTTATTGACCTAACTTCTCTAATTCCTGATCGTTTCACAACATATTTCTCTTAATCTGTGATTTCTTGAATTAAACTGACGAGTAATGTTATTGCTGAGTCGAAATATTGACGTATTCTTAGATATTTTTCTGTCTTTTCATCTGTCAAATCATCGTAAGACTAATTCAATTTTTGTTACAACTAGCTACTTATggttacaaaaaaaatgttaaattttcAGGGCTTAATTTTACTCTTGCTTAAAGAGTGTTCATAACAGCGATAATCACGTCATCTCTGAAGAAAAACTGCTTTTTCCCATATTGCTTTATCTAACGTCAGTGTTCACATTTCGTTTCATCAGCGTTTCACTCAAGAAGGCGTAAAAAaactattagggagcttaagcaaacacgacggcgacggaagcgagaacgtcatctgaaaatgtaactttttgtttctgcaatcaggagcttaagcaaccacgacgacaacggcaacaaaaaccccataaatttgcatacttgacaatggaaaacagtatttttgcacgctttgcacgtgcatatattcatcttttgacattttgaagacgttctcgttcttgaCATTGACATTGACATTGACATTTACGATATGGGCAGAAAACAACAGGATTTAAAGCGAAGAAAACGAAAACCAGGGAAGCGCTGCGTAGTGATGTTTTGTAACAAAACAAACGCTGACGGAGTTAGCCTTCACCAATTTCCAGCTGATGAAAGTGTGCGGCGGCAGTGGATTGCATTTGTTCGAACAAAAAGAGGACCTAACAGTTGGACAACAGGTTCGGGTCACATTTGCAGCGACCATTTTTCAGCTGACAGCTACGAAGGATTCGGTGCAAAAATTGCTGGATTCAGCTCTAAGCTCGTTTTAAAAAAGTCCGCTGTTCCTTCAATTCATGCGTCTCCGACTCCCGAGCAAGTAAACGAAGctcgaagaagaaaaagaaaactctctTTGCCTAGCAAACAATCGAGGGGCGAAGACTTAAGCTCTGTGGTCACGCAGGAGACGTACACCACGCCAAAACGACAAAGCCGAGCCTTATCAAAACTACCTGCAACCAGTGTATGAGAAATATATTTCACGTTTTGACTATTGTTGCTTTTTCAGACCTGGGGTAAGTTTATTCATTACAGCAGTTGCTTTGGTCGCAAAAGtagtaatctttttttttttcttgaaaaacagtTAGTTACCAAGTTTGATCGCATTCGTGAAGAGACTGAAGAGAATCCATCAATGTCAACATCATCCACGAACACCTGTGAGTCAGTCCTGGATGAACTCCCGGACACAAGAAATGATGAAAATGAGGCTTCTCGTTCAATTAAGGAACCGGTTGCAGAGCTTAGATCAACGGCAAACAAGTGCACCCAGAAAAGCACCGGCGTCCTTCCTGCCGAAGTAAAGGTATATAACATGAATATACTTTTTAAGCATTCAATCGATGTTCTGAGGGGAATCGCAGGGTAACGTTTCCTTGTGTTTTTCTGCTTTTAAAACTTAAAAGGTACACAAGTTACCGCCAGGAAAGCAATTCTTGTTAAAGGTGGTGTCCAGTGCAATATTGCAAACCTACCCGTATCTCTACTGCCAACAGATGGTGTTACCTAtaccgaagaaaaaatcaaacCCGTCATTGTTGACAGTACTGACGAGGAACCATTTGAGGATGAAGAAGTGTACGACGAGGATTATACTCCTTCTATAGAACCGGAGAAAGACGAGGAAGAGACCGACGAAAAACCTCAACAGTAAGTACCAATCTCTACTCATTCCTGGCGTGTCAAGGTCATTCAAAACTGTCATGGTATTATTTTCTGTAGAACTTGTTCCCTGACATTACATTGcgacttttcttttttttaactcagGTCCTCAACAGATGAAAAAGAACACGTGAAACCTACGGGAAGAGGAAATTCATTGTGTTTCAGAAACActtgttgtgtttgtttgcTTCCTGTCCAATATGTGCGGGTCCTGTAGAAGCGCGCATCACCAAAGTTATCGGCACAATAGTTAAAATCAACCAGTGGTGCGCCGACGAGAAGTCGTGCCAGTTTTCTCGAATGTGGTTCTGCCAGCCATTTGTTAAAGGTGAAATGCCTTGTGGTAACCTACTGTTGTCTGCCTCCATTTTAATTTGGGGTTAGTGGCTTTCAATTAATAttatttctgacgagtgagctggcgaacaaggctgaaatatatattttgtcggcacgagaTACAACAAGGGCCTGGGTTCCAGGCCGGGGCATCATGGGTAACGATGTAAGGGTATATAAAACCATGTATAACACATGGTTGTCATCTGGGCCTCAGAACCAGCCGCGTTCTctcgctcgtttaatttttccCTTTATCGTTCGTAATGTCGGTCACCGAAGACGAAGTGTTCGACTTGATTAACGCCAACAACGATCAGTTAATTGCTTTTGGAATACAAACAGCATGACCAAGCAGATGTTTCGGAGGACGTATCTACAGCGCTCAGAGGCGTGCCCTTGCAgtcacaggcagcccagacgtactgttaTTGAAGTTAACTGCAAAGGAGTCGAAATATTTCTCAAATAGttcaaaataaatattgttttgcCATAATACCATTGTCTGTTTCTTTGTCCTGGTCAATATCTGGTCTATTTTACTGCGTTTTCTCAGCTAGTTCGCTTGCCATCATGGCCGCTTgggagctgttatcttagaattatattaagggtctaaatggtgtttaaaaatcgaaatattgtaagacacaacatgcatacctttagctgaatgcctccttgttcatcctggctggtttaaacggcattttttcgctttttgctataagaggtatcttccactataaaagtTAATGAATGCAGAGTTAACTCTGATGAATGTAGCTACCATTTCGCAGGCCCGTAACCAGaaggggtgcacggggtgcgttcgcacccccccccccccacagaccccaaaggtccgcattttgatactcaatatccaagttaaggagtgtagccggttaaactgaagtttgaaacttgatatttaaacaaaatcaaagaatggaaaaagcagtaatgtattcactgggaaactaaaaGCAGCTGCATTCTagtagcccgagccattcaGAACATTTCAATTAGCGTAGAGatatctaaatgaataatgaaattaacgtgcgcacgctttgcacggatgTTTAGACGAGCGAGCCAATGAAGAGTGAGCGATGATCCTGAGCAATGATAAAGCTCATGaaggcccgaagatgcaaaattagtttttggttgacaattttaatttttttctttcaatgaatttttttcaatgatttttttttactttcttaatTTTTTAGTGAGCAGCGCAcaacaactgatcttgttaactttgtttattctccgaacggtttcgtctgatcaaacagacctcatcagggattctaacaagatgtctaaaggGAACTGGTTTTACACATAAAGTTATATAgcacaaaagcacgttccagtaaggctttgaacagcaaaacacccacaagaaatacgcgcaggatataactaaGTCCTGCGTAGGAAAGATGTAAAATTTATAACGGTaactgaactgagtggagtgcaatttgtataggtaatcacatgatttcgagtgcaatttggaataaataagcacgagtaaatttttcaaaggctaagAAATTTGCACGAGCCCGtcgggcgagtgcaatttgggggctttgaaaaatttacaagttataaattttacaagtattgtatcatttatgtctttattttccgtgtgtgtgtgtgttagttgatttaatttgaagttggcgaaactaattaaaaaaacaaaatagtataaattgttaaaaaaatgtaaaaaataaaaaaaaaaaattacaaaattcactaatctccattaaaaaaaattaaataaaaaaacatttcagtagtttggtccactttggcctcgttagcaccccccccccccccacataaaatcctggttacagGCCTGCACTGTTGCAACTTTCTTGACATATTGCTCCCGTACTCTCGCCTCATTCTTTCTAGCAGTCTTGCCAGATTGTCACTGCATCGTTGCCAGATTGTTGCTACATTGTTACTAAAACTGTTCCTATATTGTTTGTTAGGTAAAAGTGGCCATTAGAGAAGAGGTATCCGCTGAACAGCTAGGGAGAGCTGATCTGCATTGCAggtaagaaaaagaaacgatTTAATTTCGTGATTTGAGTGAAATAtaagaatagaaaaaaaagttgtaattcttttttttctgtcatctTTAAGAACATCAGGAATGACGGATTATTATGCAGTTGGCGATTTTCATGCACTCCAGCAAGCTAGACAGTGTGTGAAGAATCTTAACTACAGGAAAGCATTACCGGAgaggaaaattatttttcagcagttcATCGCGATTACATCTACTTTCCTTTTTTCTATAGGTACTGAGATTTATTCGAGAAAACCACCGTAAATGTAATTGTCATTGATTTTAACCGTAGGAGCACGGAGGACAAAATTTTATTGTGACACAATGTCCTTCGTCCAATCAGCAACGCGAAAGACAAAATTTCACTGTGAGAAAATATCGTTTGTTCAATCAGCAACGCGAACGACAAAATTCCAGCAGTGATGAATGAACGTGCAAAACGGGGACTTCACCCGACAGCCGTTGCACAAATAACCGCGCGCTTTGAAAAATGGTGAAACGAAGGTTTGCTTCTGTTTGCTGAGTCAAGGGtatttttaaaaacaagaaaacaaacataGTATTGAATTGGAATGAAAACTAAAACCAACGAAATGAACCCACAGATAGCTTACAGCGCAGGCAGAGTAAACCATTGGTATTGTCAGTATCTAGGTTTTTGACCTCGAAGGTGTCCTGTTACACGACTGGCTGCGCACAGGTTACCCACATATTAAGTAGAGTGTAGAGGCGAACTCGGGAGACATCAGTGAAAGCCGAATGCCATCGCCACTGTGCCAACACCGTGTTTGCTTTCACtcggattttttccgagtttcccgaATGACCATCGAAGAGAAAGCATCTCTCCTGCAGTCAAAGTTGCTCAACTTTTGTTTAGAAGATGAGACCTGAGTATTTGAAAATGTGACTTTTGTCCCAAATTTTTTATAACCATTAATTAAATTTAAGTATACAGTCGCAaagttttcataatttttgcAGGTAGCAGTTCAACGTCCGGAAGATCCTCGTTATCCGGAAGAAGATCTTTATGGTATTGTTGCAGACAATCTTAAGAAATCCTTTGACGTTAAAGAAGTAAGTGAAAAGCAAAAAGAGCCCTTCTTGTTTAGCTTTCATTATCGATGCAATGaatgggccatttccgagttcccacTCTGTCTCTCTTTCAAGACGAGTCTaggtgcgaagtctttgttatctATATTAGTTTCCGTTCATACTGAAATCAGAAGTAATTACCGATGCAAAAAATTCActtagactcgccttgaaagagAGTCTGAACTTTGAAGT includes:
- the LOC136921576 gene encoding methylcrotonoyl-CoA carboxylase beta chain, mitochondrial-like translates to MGRKQQDLKRRKRKPGKRCVVMFCNKTNADGVSLHQFPADESVRRQWIAFVRTKRGPNSWTTGSGHICSDHFSADSYEGFGAKIAGFSSKLVLKKSAVPSIHASPTPEQLVTKFDRIREETEENPSMSTSSTNTCESVLDELPDTRNDENEASRSIKEPVAELRSTANKCTQKSTGVLPAEVKCNIANLPVSLLPTDGVTYTEEKIKPVIVDSTDEEPFEDEEVYDEDYTPSIEPEKDEEETDEKPQQSSTDEKEHVKPTGRGNSLCFRNTCCVKVAIREEVSAEQLGRADLHCRTSGMTDYYAVGDFHALQQARQCVKNLNYRKAVNVAVQRPEDPRYPEEDLYGIVADNLKKSFDVKEVIARIVDGSKFDEFKAMYGDTLVTGFARIHGIPVGIIGNNGVLFSESALKGAHFIQLCCQRKIPLVFLQNITGFMVGKDYEASGMAKNGAKMVTAVSCAQVPKVTVIIGGSFGAGNYGMCGRAYSPRFLYMWPNARISVMGGEQAGTVLATITRDQRAREGKELTAEEENQIKAPIIKRFEEEGHPYYSSARLWDDGVIDPADMRTILGLSLSAALNTPIGDPKFGVFRM
- the LOC136922300 gene encoding LOW QUALITY PROTEIN: methylcrotonoyl-CoA carboxylase beta chain, mitochondrial-like (The sequence of the model RefSeq protein was modified relative to this genomic sequence to represent the inferred CDS: deleted 1 base in 1 codon), with translation MYGDTLVTGFARIHGIPVGIIGNNGVLFSESAVKGTHFIQLCCQRKIPLVFLQNITGFMVGKDYKAGGIAKNGAKMVTAVSCAQVPKVTVIIGGRFGAGNYGMCGRAYSPRFLYMWPNARISVMGGEQAGTVLATITRDQRAREGKELTAEEENQIKTPIIKRFEEEGHPYYSSARLWDDGIIDPAETRTILGLSLSAALNAPIGDPKFGVFRM